In Silene latifolia isolate original U9 population chromosome X, ASM4854445v1, whole genome shotgun sequence, the following proteins share a genomic window:
- the LOC141620554 gene encoding uncharacterized protein LOC141620554: MNIGFWNVRGMNLVNKQLVVNRFLHTNNVGLFGLTETKIKPTNLNKAMTNVFGDWSISTNSSHHFGGRIWILWKPYLFDVTFLEYDAQYIHMRVIDKQSQLSFFHTIVYAFNGISERESLWSNLQRLSSLIQAPWAIGGDFNCVLVANERLGGRVSTAETEPFQTCLDNCNMMDIQAIGAFYTWNNKQPPETRVYSRIDRFFWIEGSKMYRLVRKLKMLKADLKNLNMEYFSDVENKADIAQAKLIHIQKQLISRPGDEELMQQEYNTYQESKQLHQAKMDFLKQKAKAH; the protein is encoded by the exons ATGAATATTGGTTTTTGGAATGTGAGGGGGATGAATCTAGTAAATAAACAGCTGGTTGTTAATAGATTTCTGCATACAAATAATGTGGGGCTTTTTGGTCTCACTGAAACTAAAATAAAACCTACCAATTTGAATAAGGCTATGACTAATGTTTTTGGGGATTGGAGTATTTCTACTAATTCTTCTCATCATTTTGGGGGGAGAATTTGGATTCTTTGGAAACCCTACTTGTTTGATGTTACTTTTTTGGAATATGATGCTCAGTACATTCATATGAGAGTGATAGATAAGCAGTCTCAACTTTCTTTTTTTCACACTATTGTGTATGCTTTTAATGGGATCAGTGAAAGAGAATCTTTGTGGTCTAATCTTCAGAGGCTTTCCTCTCTTATTCAGGCCCCTTGGGCTATAGGAGGGGATTTTAATTGTGTGTTGGTGGCCAATGAAAGACTTGGGGGTAGGGTCTCAACTGCTGAAACTGAACCTTTCCAAACCTGCCTGGATAATTGTAACATGATGGATATTCAGGCCATAGGAGCCTTCTATACCTGGAATAATAAGCAGCCTCCAGAGACTAGGGTGTATAGCAGGATTGATCGTTTTTTTTG GATTGAGGGGTCCAAGATGTACAGGCTTGTCAGGAAACTAAAAATGCTCAAGGCAGACCTGAAGAATTTAAACATGGAgtatttttctgatgtggaaaATAAAGCTGATATTGCACAGGCCAAACTTATTCATATTCAGAAACAACTAATTAGTAGGCCAGGGGATGAGGAGTTGATGCAGCAAGAATATAATACTTATCAGGAATCAAAACAGCTTCACCAGGCAAAAATGGATTTTCTTAAACAAAAGGCAAAAGCCCACTAG